Proteins encoded together in one Cicer arietinum cultivar CDC Frontier isolate Library 1 chromosome 4, Cicar.CDCFrontier_v2.0, whole genome shotgun sequence window:
- the LOC101506632 gene encoding photosystem I reaction center subunit psaK, chloroplastic encodes MATSMMTTFPQFTGLRPQFSASPVQGLVAVQPMTRRKGKGALGVRCDFIGSSTNLIMVASTTLMLFAGRFGLAPSANRKATAGLKLETRDSGLQTGDPAGFTLADTLACGSFGHIIGVGVVLGLKNIGAL; translated from the exons ATGGCAACTTCTATGATGACCACTTTCCCTCAATTCACTGGTCTTAGACCACAATTCTCGGCTTCTCCTGTCCAGGGTTTG GTGGCCGTCCAACCCATGACAAGGCGCAAGGGGAAGGGTGCTTTGGGAGTTCGCTGTGACTTCATTGGTTCATCCACTAATTTG ATTATGGTGGCATCTACAACCTTAATGTTGTTTGCTGGAAGATTTGGATTGGCACCCTCAGCAAACAGGAAAGCAACTGCAGGACTAAAGCTTGAGACAAGGGACTCAGGCTTGCAGACTGGTGATCCAGCTGGTTTCACTCTTGCTGATACTTTGGCATGTGGAAGTTTTGGCCACATTATTGGTGTTGGTGTGGTTCTTGGTCTTAAGAACATTGGTGCTTtgtaa
- the LOC101505780 gene encoding L-gulonolactone oxidase 3, with protein MGRSSTNWIWWILCVIHTLPLFIKTIHGLTPQSPIQCNQTICTLQNSYGTWNDRKICYALNVTYPTNEEELRLAVSYVVQNNLKAKVVTKFSHTIPKLSCPLQQQNIINNNNNVNSAFLISTEKYNSGIEIDAKNLFVTVDSGVGLRPLIDEVEKNGFSLGGVPYWEGVSVGGVISTGAHGSSWWGKGGAFHDHVLGINLVVPASKSEGYAKVLRLEPNDPLLKAAKVSLGVLGAISKVKLSIEPRFKRSITYNFTDDTDIENIYIDHAKKYEFADITWYPSRNTAVYRYDFRVPLNTSGDGHFDFIGFQANPIFISESVRGAEKLLENMRSTKGKCLTAATTLGFKKLTANGLKNNGLIFTGYPVIGYQGKMQTSGSCLYSTKSDTSCAWDPRIKGLFFYESTAIFPASKFKDFIIDVKKLRDIDPQKFCGIDIYNGILIRYIKASDAYLGQIEDSIVIDFNYYRANDPFTPRLNQDVWEELEQLAFFKYGAKPHWAKNRNLAFLGVQKKYPKFNLFIEAKNKLDPQSVFSGDWSDEILYGKDSIKYDGCALEGQCICSEDRHCSPQKGYYCKNGLVYNEARVCRYSSTSASLDSLQ; from the exons ATGGGTAGAAGTAGCACCAATTGGATTTGGTGGATTTTATGTGTGATTCACACACTTCCACTATTCATCAAAACAATCCATGGCTTAACCCCACAATCTCCAATTCAATGTAACCAAACAATTTGTACCCTTCAAAATTCCTATGGCACATGGAATGACCGTAAAATTTGCTATGCTCTAAATGTAACATACCCAACAAACGAAGAAGAACTTCGTTTAGCTGTTTCCTATGTTGTTCAAAACAACCTTAAAGCCAAAGTTGTCACAAAATTCTCACACACAATTCCAAAGCTCTCATGTCcactacaacaacaaaatattattaataataataataatgtaaattCTGCTTTTCTTATAAGCACTGAAAAGTATAATTCAGGAATTGAAATTGATGCTAAAAATTTGTTTGTTACGGTTGATTCGGGTGTTGGGCTTCGTCCATTGATTGATGAAGTTGAAAAAAATGGGTTTAGTTTGGGGGGTGTACCTTATTGGGAAGGTGTTAGTGTTGGGGGTGTAATTAGCACTGGAGCACATGGTAGTTCTTGGTGGGGTAAAGGTGGTGCTTTTCATGATCATGTTTTGGGTATTAATCTTGTTGTGCCTGCTTCTAAATCTGAAGGGTATGCTAAGGTTTTGAGGTTGGAACCAAATGATCCTCTTTTGAAAGCTGCCAAAGTTTCTCTAGGAGTCTTGGGTGCCATCTCCAAG GTAAAGTTATCAATTGAGCCTAGGTTCAAAAGAAGCATAACATACAATTTCACAGATGATACAgatattgaaaatatatacatagaTCATGCAAAGAAGTATGAGTTTGCAGACATAACTTGGTATCCATCAAGAAATACAGCTGTTTACAGATATGATTTTAGGGTTCCCTTAAATACATCTGGTGATGgacattttgatttcattggaTTTCAAGCCAATCCCATCTTCATCTCTGAGTCCGTTAGAGGGGCAG AGAAATTGCTGGAAAACATGAGAAGCACAAAAGGAAAATGCTTAACAGCAGCTACTACCTTGGGATTCAAGAAATTAACAGCCAATGGTTTAAAGAACAATGGCCTAATTTTCACTGGCTACCCTGTAATTGGTTACCAAGGAAAAATGCAAACTTCAGGTTCATGTTTATATTCAACAAAATCAGATACATCATGTGCTTGGGATCCAAGAATCAAAGGATTGTTCTTCTATGAATCAACAGCTATTTTCcctgcctcaaaatttaaagacTTTATCATTGATGTCAAAAAATTAAGAGACATAGATCCACAAAAGTTTTGTGGCATAGACATTTACAATGGAATTTTGATACGTTACATTAAAGCCTCAGATGCATACTTAGGACAAATTGAAGACTCTATAGTAATTGATTTCAATTATTATCGTGCAAATGACCCTTTTACCCCTAGATTAAACCAAGATGTGTGGGAGGAATTGGAGCAACTTGCATTTTTCAAATATGGTGCTAAACCACATTGGGCTAAGAATAGGAACTTAGCATTTTTGGGGGTGCAAAAAAAGTATCCTAAGTTTAATCTTTTTATTGAAGCCAAAAATAAATTGGACCCACAAAGTGTGTTCTCTGGTGATTGGTCAGATGAGATTTTGTATGGAAAGGATTCAATAAAATATGATGGGTGTGCTTTGGAAGGACAGTGTATTTGTTCTGAAGATAGACATTGCAGTCCACAAAAAGGGTATTATTGTAAAAATGGTCTTGTCTACAATGAAGCTAGGGTTTGTAGGTATTCATCAACCTCTGCGTCTTTGGATTCACTCCAATGA
- the LOC101506310 gene encoding uncharacterized protein has protein sequence MKRSLIKANLDDSHMNENPKSHYPDDRRIRLERRWRRREAANVSLKHNCFASAARTTTKIYGNRAVLKRKNDHTTYDDKDEACKNKLGTFVRDHDEDYISYLVTYNPDIEIDSANDHNGNDEFDEDYRSFLDTYNLDIEIDNASNRNGSDETDEDYRTFLVTYNPDVEIVSAIDHNHKGNGEIDEDYRSFLVTYNPDIEIDCASDHNGNDERDEDYTYNPDIEIDSASDHNGNDEIDEDYRSYLVTYNPDVEIDSACNHNGGSNIEADFCNSDSEERDGDSQYILNQNVSGDNSDDVDVDADYQSFLNSLKDGDRLVNLGSVSRRKSSSVRRNSCVSDQTFHTPEVHCDVDADYGLFLGLPSTVDGDTTNTFKVEDESNSSDSDLIILESNQIGENTPFVCSKTYDSSCFGKEMGSRGNMQTSAYDHSKFRSRLMECLDKPYDQEEYETKLHNVHAQMPKERHLETRQGVVKLYCIEGFNESYLQMYPDFEKAIAEYKEPHKVLFLLRGFFFYVQNVCHQGGTFQPWLDESCLEILRKM, from the exons ATGAAGCGTTCCTTAATCAAGGCTAATCTGGATGACTCTCATATGAATGAGAATCCGAAAAGTCATTATCCTGATGATAGAAGAATAAGGTTAGAAAGACGATGGAGGAGACGGGAGGCCGCAAATGTTAGTTTGAAGCACAATTGTTTTGCTAGTGCTGCAAGGACAACCACAAAGATTTATGGAAATAGAGCTGTTTTAAAACGTAAAAATGATCATACAACTTATGATGACAAAGATGAAGCTTGCAAAAACAAATTGGGTACATTTGTCAGGGACCATGATGAAGATTACATATCGTATTTGGTTACATATAATCCTGATATTGAAATTGATAGTGCTAATGATCATAACGGCaatgatgaatttgatgaagattACAGATCATTCTTGGATACATATAACCTTGATATTGAAATTGATAATGCTAGTAATCGTAATGGCAGCGATGAAACGGATGAAGATTACAGAACCTTCTTGGTTACATATAATCCCGATGTTGAAATTGTTAGTGCTATTGATCATAATCATAAGGGTAATGGTGAGATTGATGAAGATTACAGGTCCTTTTTGGTTACATATAATCCTGATATTGAAATTGATTGTGCGAGTGATCATAATGGCAATGATGAAAGGGATGAAGATTACACATATAATCCTGATATTGAAATTGATAGTGCTAGTGATCATAATGGcaatgatgaaattgatgaagaTTACAGATCCTACTTGGTTACGTATAATCCTGATGTTGAAATTGATTCTGCTTGTAATCATAATGGCGGTTCAAATATTGAAGCCGATTTTTGCAACAGTGACAGCGAGGAAAGAGATGGAGATtctcaatatattttaaatcaaaatgtTTCTGGTGATAATAGCGATGATGTTGATGTAGATGCAGATTATCAGTCATTCCTGAATTCTTTGAAAGACGGTGACAGATTGGTCAATCTGGGTAGTGTGTCGAGAAGAAAAAGTTCAAGTGTTAGGCGAAATTCATGCGTTTCTGATCAGACATTTCATACTCCTGAAGTGCATTGTGACGTTGACGCAGATTATGGACTATTCCTTGGTTTGCCGTCGACTGTTGATGGCGATACCACAAACACATTCAAGGTGGAGGATGAGAGTAATTCCTCTGATTCAGATCTTATTATTTTGGAATCTAATCAAATCGGTGAAAACACTCCGTTCGTTTGTTCAAAAACATATGATTCATCT TGTTTTGGAAAAGAAATGGGCTCCAGAGGCAACATGCAAACATCTGCTTATGATCATTCTAAATTTAGAAGCAGACTTATGGAATGTCTTGACAAGCCTTATGACCAAGAAGAGTATGAAACCAAACTGCATAATGTACATGCGCAAATGCCAAAGGAACGCCATCTAGAAACACGGCAGGGGGTGGTTAAATTATATTGCATTGAAGGTTTCAACGAATCGTATCTTCAGATGTACCCTG ATTTTGAAAAAGCTATTGCTGAGTACAAGGAACCGCATAAGGTTTTGTTTCTCTTGCGTGGATTTTTTTTCTATGTGCAA AATGTGTGCCACCAGGGTGGAACATTTCAGCCTTGGCTCGATGAATCATGTTTGGAGATATTGCGAAAAATGTGA